A DNA window from Tenuifilaceae bacterium CYCD contains the following coding sequences:
- a CDS encoding redox protein, which produces MDTSRIVYLGNLRTEAEHVRSGNKLITDAPVDNNGKGEYFSPTDLLATSLGVCMVTIMGMSAKTHGFDIDGTTINVQKIMGTNPRRVVEVIIDLHFPHDNYSPKEKKIIELAAKECPVAQSLHPDLKQTIHFHYGE; this is translated from the coding sequence ATGGATACATCACGAATTGTTTATTTGGGAAACTTAAGAACAGAGGCAGAGCATGTTCGTTCAGGTAATAAGTTAATCACCGATGCGCCTGTTGATAATAATGGGAAAGGTGAGTATTTTTCGCCTACCGATCTGTTGGCCACTTCGCTGGGTGTTTGTATGGTAACAATAATGGGAATGTCAGCTAAGACTCATGGGTTTGATATAGATGGGACAACAATTAATGTCCAGAAAATAATGGGAACTAATCCTCGCAGGGTTGTTGAGGTGATTATCGATTTGCATTTTCCGCATGATAACTACAGTCCGAAGGAGAAAAAGATAATAGAGTTGGCAGCAAAGGAGTGTCCTGTTGCTCAGAGTCTACATCCTGATTTGAAGCAAACAATACATTTTCATTATGGTGAATAA
- a CDS encoding outer membrane assembly protein yields the protein MKKFFKWAAISLSILIFLVIVGAAITVWFVFTPERLTPVVRKQAAEFITCKSEIGEVELTFFSTFPRFGLKVSQFALINPMPNTVSDTLVYANQFVGVVDVAAWWKRNEIVLTDLRLSDGTINAFVDSLGHANFDIVAPDTVPTPQDTIESEMSFNLININNVELNNISLTYYDQQLKLQTEIRDLTTQLSAEMVADSLTTNIKVKSGVVSLSYDGEKYLNNVSIKMDAPIFVDLSNELVRLNDAQASINNLELILNGTVKNDTVSNSILTDISYKLNSCAISEVLALVPPSFQSYLEGMDLKGTASSTGEIKGAYTDLSMPLMNLNIDMEDGIFKYAGLPLTLSKMKGSFVFHSDLATDSITYFQINDFSAETEKSTFKGTGIIRNLFSDISCDLTTDANLVIDDFKSFFPADMNMSVKGNANGRVRIAFTMDQMDKMLIDKMKISGSINLSGFDAVYDSMRLVTNSGKVDFSMPNPNSKSSKTGFLYAKIDAKDIDASMLDGTYAKMQNAIISVETSNVMDSTSLPNVVGTFAMDTLSAAMDTMNVAIRKPKGDFSLSSPKGSGIISSIKVNYSSDMLGASMGASSSVNMGKAQLKADVDNPMGEPKVRMSYSGENLNMNMGLDSVKINRIRMNTEVENDSTQKEVYLQWSAKGSLDMDNGFIRMASLTNPVEIQSVKMNFDPENFNIKEGKMTIDRSDFSLSGTLNNVLSHFTKDSLLRGEFFFDSKNTDLLQLMSLTSGIGNVDEDTLKTTEPPADSASYAGPYMVPRGMDILLKANVQKAVFGIDTATNIKGDVRVKDGILLLDDLRFTTPAARMQLTAMYRTPRKNHLFIGIDYHMLDIEISELLNMVPDIDSMMPMLGSFKGKGEFHIAVETYTDSLYNPKKSTIRGSASIKGTDLVLMDGETFTEIAKTLRFSKKAENKVDSLSAEFTIFKKEIDIYPFLIVMDKYKAVVAGRHNLDMSFNYHISLVDSPLPIKLGVDIGGTMDDLKIRPAKCRYAETFRPVAKGVVKDRQLEFRRMIRETLVKKVVND from the coding sequence ATGAAAAAGTTTTTTAAGTGGGCAGCAATATCCCTGTCAATATTAATCTTTCTTGTAATAGTTGGGGCTGCAATTACTGTTTGGTTTGTGTTTACGCCAGAGCGGCTAACCCCTGTAGTTCGGAAGCAGGCTGCCGAGTTTATTACATGCAAGTCTGAGATAGGGGAGGTTGAGTTAACCTTTTTCAGTACTTTCCCTCGATTTGGTCTCAAGGTGAGCCAGTTTGCATTGATAAATCCAATGCCTAATACTGTCTCTGATACTTTGGTGTATGCCAATCAATTTGTAGGGGTTGTTGATGTTGCTGCATGGTGGAAACGTAATGAAATTGTTCTTACTGATTTGCGACTTTCTGATGGTACAATTAATGCTTTTGTCGATAGTTTGGGTCATGCAAATTTTGATATTGTCGCTCCCGACACTGTTCCAACTCCACAGGATACTATAGAATCCGAAATGTCATTTAACCTCATCAATATTAATAATGTTGAATTAAATAATATTTCGCTTACCTATTATGATCAGCAGTTAAAACTTCAAACCGAGATAAGGGATTTAACCACTCAACTATCGGCAGAAATGGTGGCAGATAGCCTTACAACCAATATCAAGGTTAAGAGTGGTGTTGTATCGCTTAGCTATGATGGAGAGAAATACCTGAACAATGTATCTATAAAAATGGATGCTCCCATTTTCGTTGACTTGTCTAATGAGTTAGTTCGGTTGAACGATGCCCAGGCATCTATCAACAACTTGGAGTTGATACTTAACGGTACCGTAAAGAATGATACTGTAAGCAACAGCATTCTCACAGATATTAGTTATAAGTTAAATTCCTGTGCTATTTCCGAGGTGTTAGCGTTAGTTCCTCCTTCATTTCAATCTTATTTAGAAGGAATGGATCTTAAAGGTACTGCATCGTCGACCGGTGAAATCAAAGGGGCATATACCGATTTATCCATGCCTCTGATGAATCTTAATATCGATATGGAAGACGGAATCTTTAAGTATGCAGGTTTGCCATTGACTTTGAGCAAAATGAAAGGGAGCTTCGTATTCCATTCCGATTTGGCTACCGATTCCATAACATATTTTCAGATAAACGATTTTAGCGCTGAAACCGAAAAATCAACTTTTAAAGGGACTGGCATAATCCGAAACCTATTTTCCGATATCAGCTGCGATTTAACCACCGATGCCAATCTTGTTATCGATGACTTTAAGTCTTTTTTCCCTGCCGATATGAATATGAGCGTGAAAGGTAATGCTAACGGCCGAGTTAGAATTGCTTTTACCATGGATCAGATGGATAAGATGCTAATCGATAAAATGAAAATATCCGGATCTATTAATTTATCGGGTTTTGATGCCGTATACGATAGTATGAGGCTTGTTACAAATTCCGGTAAGGTTGATTTCTCAATGCCTAATCCTAATTCAAAATCTTCTAAAACTGGATTTCTATACGCAAAGATTGATGCAAAGGATATTGATGCCAGCATGCTCGATGGAACTTATGCCAAGATGCAGAATGCAATAATTTCAGTTGAAACTTCCAACGTTATGGATAGCACTAGCCTTCCCAATGTCGTTGGAACTTTCGCAATGGATACACTATCCGCTGCCATGGATACAATGAATGTGGCAATCCGAAAGCCTAAGGGCGATTTTTCGTTGTCTTCGCCAAAAGGTAGTGGTATAATATCCAGTATTAAAGTAAATTATAGCAGTGACATGCTTGGTGCAAGCATGGGCGCAAGTTCCTCCGTTAACATGGGTAAAGCCCAGCTGAAGGCCGATGTTGATAATCCAATGGGAGAACCAAAGGTTAGGATGTCTTACTCCGGGGAGAACCTGAATATGAATATGGGGCTCGATTCCGTGAAGATTAATAGGATTAGGATGAATACAGAGGTTGAGAATGATTCAACCCAGAAGGAAGTATACTTACAGTGGAGCGCCAAAGGTTCTCTCGATATGGATAATGGTTTTATTCGTATGGCCTCCTTGACAAATCCTGTTGAAATTCAATCTGTAAAAATGAATTTCGACCCCGAGAATTTTAATATCAAAGAGGGTAAAATGACGATAGATAGGTCCGATTTCAGTCTTTCGGGAACTTTGAATAATGTTCTATCGCACTTTACAAAGGACTCTTTGCTCCGGGGTGAGTTTTTCTTCGATAGTAAGAATACTGACTTATTGCAACTGATGAGTTTAACAAGTGGTATTGGAAACGTAGATGAGGACACCTTAAAAACTACAGAACCGCCAGCCGATAGCGCTTCGTACGCTGGCCCATATATGGTTCCGAGAGGAATGGATATTTTGCTAAAGGCAAATGTGCAAAAGGCAGTTTTTGGAATTGATACTGCTACAAATATAAAGGGTGATGTACGGGTTAAGGATGGTATTTTACTACTGGATGATTTACGGTTTACAACTCCAGCTGCTCGAATGCAGTTAACGGCAATGTATCGCACTCCGCGGAAGAATCATTTATTTATTGGTATTGATTACCACATGCTTGATATCGAAATTAGTGAGTTGCTGAATATGGTGCCCGATATCGATTCTATGATGCCGATGTTGGGATCATTTAAAGGGAAAGGCGAGTTCCATATTGCGGTTGAAACCTATACCGATTCTCTGTATAATCCAAAGAAATCTACAATTCGTGGTTCTGCATCAATTAAGGGAACCGATTTAGTGTTGATGGATGGAGAAACTTTTACGGAAATTGCCAAAACCCTTAGATTTAGCAAGAAGGCAGAAAATAAGGTTGATAGTTTATCTGCCGAATTCACAATTTTCAAAAAGGAAATAGATATATACCCATTCCTCATTGTTATGGATAAGTATAAAGCAGTAGTTGCTGGTAGACATAATTTGGATATGAGTTTTAATTATCATATTTCGCTGGTTGATAGTCCATTGCCAATAAAACTTGGTGTTGATATTGGTGGAACAATGGATGACTTGAAAATTCGACCAGCAAAATGTAGATATGCTGAGACTTTCCGTCCTGTTGCAAAAGGGGTAGTGAAAGATCGACAGTTGGAATTCCGAAGGATGATTAGAGAAACATTAGTTAAAAAGGTGGTTAATGATTAA